One window of the Lycorma delicatula isolate Av1 chromosome 3, ASM4794821v1, whole genome shotgun sequence genome contains the following:
- the LOC142320759 gene encoding serine protease snk-like → MRRECMEYQQRSCYLDSSNDFAYSYAAGGIPVKPKELPFMGLVGYGTKNNVDWACGCSLISERFVLSAAHCTKDPNDGLARWVRLGELDLARNNETENTLDFEIIRRINHPDYRSELVYNDIALYELKSLVTFTDTIKPICLPQPISYYDVRNVIGAGWGRIDYAGPRSTILLKVDLDYLAVRDCTNTSELRVAPRGLEEKTMICAGVLEGGRDTCSGDSGGPLFLPKTNDQPPCFLHTQLGITSFGKQCALKGLPAIYTRVLNYLPWIESIVWPDYLLDPGLVWSS, encoded by the exons ATGCGAAGAG aatgtatGGAATACCAACAGAGATCATGTTACCTAGACTCGTCAAATGATTTTGCATATTCATATGCTGCTGGAGGCATTCCAGTAAAACCAAAGGAATTACCGTTTATG GGTTTAGTTGGATACGGAACAAAGAACAACGTAGATTGGGCCTGTGGATGTTCACTTATAAGCGAACGATTTGTTTTATCAGCAGCTCATTGTACGAAGGATCCAAACGa tggcCTTGCTAGATGGGTGAGACTAGGTGAGCTTGATTTAGCCagaaataatgaaacagaaaatacTCTAGATTTTGAAATAATACGGCGAATAAACCATCCAGACTATCGGTCAGAACTTGTTTACAATGATATCGCTTTGTATGAATTAAAGAGTTTGGTAACATTTACTGATACAATAAAACCAATTTGTCTACCGCAACCGATTTCATACTACGATGTTAGAAATGTAATTGGAGCAGGATGGGGTAGAATTGATTACG CTGGACCAAGAAGTACTATATTGCTTAAAGTAGACTTAGATTACTTGGCAGTAAGAGATTGCACAAATACTTCTGAACTGCGTGTAGCACCTCGGGGCTTGGAAGAAAAAACTATGATTTGTGCAGGAGTTTTAGAAGGAGGAAGAGACACATGTtcg GGAGACTCAGGAGGTCCATTGTTTCTTCCTAAAACAAATGATCAACCGCCGTGCTTCTTACATACTCAGTTGGGAATTACATCTTTTGGGAAACAGTGTGCATTGAAAGGACTTCCAGCGATTTACACTCGCGTTCTTAACTACCTTCCGTGGATTGAATCTATAGTTTGGCCAGACTACCTATTGGATCCAGGCCTAGTTTGGAGCTCGTGA